A DNA window from Buttiauxella agrestis contains the following coding sequences:
- the chbG gene encoding chitin disaccharide deacetylase: MDKLLIVNADDFGLCKAQNYGIIDAFTHGVVTSTTAMVNASGIEHAVALSAKHPGLAIGMHFVLTLGRPLSAMPGLVDEKGELGKWIWQRAEEGSLVLAEIEHELECQFARFIELFGRMPTHLDSHHHVHMIPQIYPIVEAFAKEKGVAIRFDYDAALPAELECVGVKTPKGFDSGFYGDAISETLFLETLERSTARGEQSLEIMCHPSFIDNTILASKYCYPRLAELDVLTSPSLKYAIAERGYRLGTFNDL; this comes from the coding sequence ATGGACAAGTTATTAATTGTTAACGCGGATGATTTTGGGCTATGTAAGGCTCAGAATTACGGGATTATTGACGCATTCACCCACGGGGTTGTGACTTCGACCACCGCTATGGTTAACGCCTCAGGTATTGAACATGCGGTGGCGCTGAGTGCGAAACATCCAGGTTTGGCGATTGGCATGCACTTTGTGTTGACACTAGGTCGGCCTTTATCTGCTATGCCAGGCCTGGTAGATGAAAAGGGTGAACTGGGTAAATGGATTTGGCAGCGCGCCGAAGAAGGCTCCCTGGTGCTGGCGGAAATTGAGCATGAGCTGGAATGCCAGTTTGCGAGATTTATCGAGTTGTTTGGCCGCATGCCAACGCATCTCGACAGCCACCACCACGTGCATATGATCCCGCAGATTTATCCAATCGTTGAAGCATTTGCCAAAGAGAAGGGCGTGGCGATTCGTTTCGACTACGATGCCGCGTTACCGGCTGAGCTTGAATGTGTTGGTGTGAAGACTCCCAAAGGGTTCGATAGCGGCTTTTATGGCGATGCCATTTCCGAAACGCTTTTCCTCGAAACCCTGGAAAGATCAACAGCGCGCGGCGAGCAGTCACTGGAGATTATGTGCCACCCGTCCTTTATTGATAACACGATACTGGCCAGCAAGTACTGTTACCCGCGTCTGGCGGAACTGGATGTGCTGACCTCGCCTTCGCTTAAATACGCGATTGCGGAGCGTGGATATCGCCTGGGAACGTTCAACGATTTGTAA